The genomic stretch CAGGTCCTCTGTTTTCAAGAGGTCATATTTGATTGAACCTGGCTGAATAGCATCAATGAGATCCAGGACGGGCATGCTGGTGCTGATTTTGCCATCCTACATAGGTGAAAAATACAGTTAGATGCAATAACAGGAAAACAGATCTCCCAGAAAGGGAAAGGCTAGGCTCAAGAGCAGTGGGCAGCTCAGCTGAATACCATTTAGATGTTTACAGAGATCTTTTCATAATAAGCACCTTTCAACAAAATCTATATATCTGGACATGCTtttaaaagggaaggaaaaataatccTGCTATGTAGTTAATTATATAATACAGTGTGTAAgtatgaatatatatacatatacacgcTGTATATAGCATACATACAAAAATATAGATTACGAGATTCCTAAGCAGAGACTCCTAATAAAAAAACATACCTTGAAACTGGAGATGGTTGAATTCTTCCCAGCTGCAGTCAGTGTTTCATTTACCCAGCTGACAATGATTTCATCATTGACCTTCTCTCCACCACCAATATCTTCAAGGATATTCAGTGTGTACCTTAACAAGGAAGCCCAGACATCTGTGTCTGCTCAAGTTCTACCACAACATCAGAACCACCCTGACATGTGCGGCTTGACTTCCACAAACCCAACAGCCCTCTGCTACCTGATACCCCCTGCCATACatacacattatatataaattatattataACATGGTATTTCATCTAACAGGTCTAATTCATTCCCAGTTCTCTAATCATTGTTTTGGTAGTGTCAAAAGGTTTTGACACTCAAAATCCCTAAAAGGTCCCAGTTAGTGGATCTTTGTATAACTGACTCATTCtcacagtgtttaaaaaaataatcactaACTCGAAGGACAGAAGGGAATTGTTATGCTCATCTAAGATGGACTTTCTGCATAAATACAAGCCTAGAATATTTTGCTTATATAACAGCAAACATCTTGGAAAGACATCCCATACTTGTGGCAACTAATCACCACATCCTAAGGTTAATTATCTCCCTGATAAACCTATACCTTGCTTTTAGATAGAATTTAGTCTGCATTCACCTCCTAATCACTGGGTCTCTTTACACCTCATTATGAAGCTCTTAAaaacatgtgcacacacataaacacacacagaaaattacATTGAAGCAGGAAGAGCTACTCAGTTGCATCCACTCCAGGGAGCAGATTACAGAACCCCCTCATGTCTGCATCAGTTCCTTTTTTCCAGTACATTCTCCCCATTTCCTGATACAGAGACCTTTCATCTTCTTTTTATCTGTTCCACACAGTGAACATTTATTCATGCTATACAGATAGCAACAATAATAATCTTCTGTATGAGCTGAATGTAATCGCCTTGCCCACAAGATAGTGTACTTCATGATCACATCTCTAACTAGGAGTGAGCAAAAGGTTACTCTGTCTTTGCATATATATACAAATAGATGAGTGTGAAAGCCATAGCCTGTAGAACCTTCTCTGTACTAGCATCAGAAAACTATTACTATGCAAACTGAGTATACCAAAACACTCATAGGCTTGTGTTTGATTGCCATACCTTCTCATCAACTGCCAGATCAAGGCCAGTGTGAGTGTACGGTTTCCTTCATTCAGATCTTGTCCAGCAATTCCAACAAGGGAAAACTTGGCTTCATTCTTTCCCAGTTCCACTGCATAGTTGCAGTTTTCCAACTGTTAATGACAGGGTCAGTTAGTACAGTTCAaaactataggaaaaaaaagtgcctttCAAGACATCCactgtgactttaaattctttggagCACTTAGCCCACATCCTCCAAATAGACCTGGGCAAATAGAGCTATCCTTTTGGGCTCTATGATAATACAACTGTTTGACTACCAGCAGCCAGCTACAGGTTCCATCCCAAAGATACTATGATAAGAATCAACCGAGAAAGAAATTTAATAATTatcatctgaaaaacagaatatcCTGGAAAACACGAATCTACAGCTCATAGTTACCTTCAGCAATATGGCATTGCACTGAGACAAAGGATATTAGTATCTCAGTCAATATTTTAGGTCAGTCACTCACCCTACCCTAACTGGACAGTATTATTCATCCAGATAGCTGTGAGAAAGCTGTGTATTTAGCAGCAATTCTGTGACCAGTTAATGAGGCACCTAGTCAAGAATGTTTAACATCACTATCTTCATTCAATGTGGAGACGGTGATCCAGACAGCTGCAATTAATCTGATGCCATAACACTCACGATGAAGATGCATTATAATTCGTGAATAAAGCAGTAGCAAAAGTGGTctgcaaataattttttgaaatattGATATGAAAGGTGTCAAGTCTTTTTACATTACAAATATTGTTCACCTGTCAACAGAGCTAGTAAgtcaaatgtatttttcttttacagggtgaaaaattattcactgaatagacaaaaaaatcatttgatttgCTCTACTGGGGACTTGAGAGTGACACATGAATGCCCACATTGCTATTTGAAATGATACAGACATCTTTTGAGGCAAGATATTATTGGAGCTATTCCAACTTTCTGTACCTTCTTCATGTTGCCACCCAGTTTAGCATATGGTGGTTTGTTCACTCTGTTCCAGTCTACTGGCACTTTGATCTTTTCATAGAGCTGGAAGATAACTAAGGCATCTGATAGGTCACTGAAAACAATAAAAGATGTATCATTGTCCAGATTACCAAAGAAAGGAATCTAAACCATTTGTAGAAGTAAACTtagtttcctgaaaaaaagaaaacatagcaTCTATTCCGATAAGGAACAGaaattcttctgtgttttccatGAACAATGtgctggctgtattttttatCTGAAGGAAGTGTAATACCTCCTCTTACCTATATAAGTGATTTACACGTGGATTAACACCCAGGGAGTTCATCCAGTTTCTGAATGTCCTTTCTTCCCTTGTTTCACCTAAAACAACAGATATATCAATCAATAGGCCTGCAAAACACAACACTCCAGTAAAATAAGTGTCTTGTGATGAAACTATAATTCAGAATTTACAGTGCACTGAACCATAAGCAGAATGAGACACTGGTTGACAAGTGAAATAAGAGAGCACAGTGCAGCACATAATATTTCTTCCTACCCTATATATTATAGTACTTAGGTAGATTGGCCTTGAAATATCTTCAAGAATACAAGATTAGTCTTTGCCCTAGTGTGAACAGTTTCATTATGAGGCTTCCaagaaacttaaaaataattgaaaacatgGATTTACTCCAGGTGTCTCTTTGTAAGCACAGCCTACAGATTAAATGCTAGACTGAACATGGCACTTCCATTCGTGTCAGCATTTAAGTACATGCTCAGTTTTACTCTCATAACCAATCCCATTGATCTCATGGACACTAATGAAGACTTCTTCTAAAATCATGCCACAACTATTGCTCAGTGAGAGCCAGGCTAAGAAACAAGATAAATGCTCTCAGTTCAGGTGTTTGTGAGTTAGCTCTGcaccaaaaaaaatctttatatgttagcaaaaaaagaaaagtacatttttcttCATGTTGCCCTGTTTAACAGCATCAGCTCTACAGAATCATGTCTCTGAAAATTACTAGTGTAAAATGTTTTCATCCAACAGGATGTTTAAGGAAGTTTAgaacaagagaaagaagagatgcATTTTCCAGTGGTTATTCTATGAGTGAGAATGAATGCCAGTCATCAGGAATTACCACCTGCACAAGAACTGAAGTTGTGCATGAGACTAGGCTGCAGTGACTCCAGATCTAGCACTCAAGTCAGAAAGAAGGACCTGAAGCTCAGCAAATGATCCATGCAACAGCGGTCCTGACCCCAACCAAGAGCTAGCAGGCAGAAGGTTTAggtaaaatcagatttttaaattatattttaaattaatggaATGTCAAAAAACCTGTAATTACCACTAACAAGCACAGTCAATAGTGAATACTAGTTCAGAAATCCCACAAAAGTGTGTCCCAGGACACAAAGCATTTTGATCTTTGAACATGTGCTATCCACAGAGAGGATACCCAAAACACCTGAAGCCACATGCAAGTAAAGAACAGCCTCCCTTTATCAAAACTGTCTGTGCTAACAGTACTAAAGGAAGTAAGATTAAGTCCTGAACTTAGAGCAGGGGATAGCtgtgagacagacagacagaaatatcCTTTACTCGTATTTTCCTTACCTTCAATAGAGCTCCAGTCAATGTCCTGGTTCTCTGGTTTGTGCAGGGCAGGGTATTTGTTAAACAAGTTGGCGATGAAGGCCAAGTTCAGCTTTGGGTTCCCGCGGACTACGTCTGTGGCCGTGACAAACTGCCGGCAGCCCAGcctctctgcctgctgcagcaTGCACTCCGCTCTCTGGACATCGTCCTTCTCCTGGGTGGgcagaagagaggggaaaagctgcCTCAGCCTCAGCATGGACATGTGCTGGCCTCATCCCACAGCAGCACACACGCACTGACCACACCAGATCTCTGCGTGCTAGGAGTGGGCCTGCTAAAGCAGACCCTGCTAAATTTATAACTATTTCCTGCTTTTACAAACCACAGGCCAGTGTTTTCAAATGGGCTTTGCCTGCAATCAAGCCATTTCACcacaattatttttaagttaaatctCACATAATAGTGGAGAGGTTGAAGAAACTCGCAATAAATGTATTTAGGTGTACTTGCGACATGGCAGTAGTTTATCTGTGAGGTTCACTGGCTGTTGAAGTTTCAGTGATAATAATTAACCTAACTTACAGAAAGACACATCATTTAATTCTTCagaaatttctgaaatacaagaTCAAGTTGCAATGGTAAACAGGGTTTGCTTGTACTGGTATCACAGTCCATCTCAGTGTTGGCCAGCAGTGCAAATAACAGACAGAAAATATCGACATTTACTCTAAACTTATCTCATCTTACCCTTAATCCTGACATGTCAATAGTAATAGCTGGAATGCCTTCTTCATCTCCCTTGGGGGCAACTTGGTTCAGCAAATGGTAATAAGCTCTTGAGTCCTGTGACAGACAGAGAAATTAAGGGGAGAAATATTACATCTAAAGCCCAGATTTTGCATCCCAGTGCTCTCCCTGAACAATGTGCATGCATGTTTCGTTTTTATTAAATCAACTGTTTGACAGCataattaaattaataaaactgGAGCACTTAGCAATTTCTACTTTATGCTGTGTTTGCCAGATCTATTTCTTCCCTAAGCCAATACATTTATGCTACAGGACGCTCAAAGCACAAGACACAATGCTGCGTTGCATTGATAAGAATCACAACAACCACAAAGAGAGAGCAGAATTGAtttaatacaaatattaaatTAGAGATAAGAAAACTGGTACCTTTATAACGCTGTAGAAGTCAGGCTGCCGAgcatttaataaaagaaaatgcagaaggagaaagcagaaggagaaagtaGATTTAAAAGAAGCACTGGAACAGTTATGGAAGAGAAAGTAAAGTTTTCAAGGACAAAAGTTAAAACTGACAATAGTATCAGCATTTTTCAGGGAAAAGGGCAGGAGCAAGACAAGTATTTAACATGTTGTGTCTTTAAACTTTTGTGAAATATAAGGTTACTTCCATGTGTGAAAAATACTAATCTCATTTTAGAAATAGCTCAAAGAAGAACTGGAAGATAAGCTCCAGGTTAGTCTCTAGGAACCTAACTAAGTAACTTGGGTAATACTCTGCAAAACTGTAATAGCCTGCAGATgtgtatttcttaattttatcCTTTCTTGTAAGAGAAATATCATCTATTCACTGTATTTCTACCCAAATGATTCTTTAGCTATCTGCATGCATTCTAGAAGATGGGTATTTATAACACAAGCAAGGTGGAGAGACAAACCCAATTAGAGAATGACTGTAAAGGCGGAAGTCTTGGAGAGAAACATGTACCTTATTTTCCagctttaaatatattaaatgcCACTTATGTCTTGACTACAGTTAGGATTTAATCAGTTGCATTATAGTCCTTTCAGCCAGCTTGCATATGGATACCAAACGTGAGGAAGACTCCATTGCCTTTCCTTTCCATGCATATTCTGTAGTCATCTTCATGCAGTGAACTGCATAGATTTTATTTAGTTCAATAAAAATTGTATTGTTGAATATGACTCTCAGACCCTCCTGTTGTCTTCCCCTGACAGTTTTTCACTATGTCAGTTAAGTCATGGTAAATGACTCTCTGTGCGTCAGTCCTTGATGAAGCCTACATCCAGGCATCACAGCAGTGGTAtctttttcctgtgctgtgctAGAAGAGCTGGCAAGTTGGGCCCTGGCCATTGTGGTCAGCATGCCGGCCAGCCAGGGGCTGCCTTGCAGCCCATGCTGGGACACTCTCTGCAGATGCAACCTGTACAGCCCTGAGATGCTGTCTGACCCCCACTTTTGCCTCATCCCCTGGTCAAACAGCCAATACAGGCTGTCGCCTGCACATCTTTGCTAGGAGACATGAAAGGATTCTGCCATTGCCAGTGCCTCATATGGAGCCTTTCACATCCCAGATCACATCTAACCTACATTAACAGACTCTAATACAAAGCTCGCTGAATTCAGGAGAAGGATCCCTGTCAAGTCCTGGGCCTTAGACTGAAGCTTTAGTGTCTGAAACTCATTAACGTGTACCATTGAGGTTCAAATATTTCTATCTGAGAAGGATGAAGGTCTAAAGAGAAAGCTGTGCTGAAATTTGCATATGCAAGCCCACGAATTCCAAGTACATGAAACGAAATGCATGGACCACACAGACCTAGCCCTGCAAGCATCTGCCCTTCTAGGCATATTCTGATGAATAGTCTCACTGATTTAAAGCTTCCAGTTAAATGCAAGCAGGGTTATAGCAAAAGTGGGGCCACAGGAGCACATACCTCTGGTGCTGCACTGAAGGCAACACCAAGTGGAGGAATTAGAAGACCCCATACGCTTGCCCTGCACCTAGGTTACATATCTGGGTAGAGCAGAGCTTTTTCCAAATTAAACCTGGGTCTAGAGGCAGTAGGAAGAAGTTGGATAAGTGCACAGAGGTGGGACATTTAGGAGAAAAGACAGCAACAGGGACAGGGAATGGAAAACAAAGAAGTGGAGTGCATATGCCctctccagagccagcagccattcctTTCGCAAACATTTGGCATGCTGGGCTGGCAATGAAGTCTAGGAGGTCTGGAGGAGGAGAAATAGTACTGAGTAGAAATGTAAAGCCCATCAGAATGTTTTTGAGTACCCAGCTACTGTTTTCAGGATGAGTAGCTCAGTTACTTGGATTGTTTCAGTGCATATTCCCCATTTGGAGGACAGAGATTTAGGTGTGGAGCTACTATACTGCTGCTGCTAGTCAGTGGATCTCATACCTTGATGTCTGAGCTGAAGTTGTTGACCTTGTTGCATCCTGCATTTTCCAGATGATAGTTTGCCCACCTCAGCAGCAGTTCCTCTGGGGACAACTTCATCAGATCCTCCAGACTCTCTCCTTCTCTCAGGAGAGCAATCAAAGCTAGgtaaggacaaaagaaaaaattaataattaataaataaataaatgtcatgCACTGCAGTACTTCCTTTTTCACTGTATTCTTCCTCAAGAAATGACAGGACAAGAAGTGACAAGCACAAGttgcaacatgggaaattctgattctatattaggaaaaaatgtttactGCAAGGTTGGCCAACACTGGAACaagtgcccagagaggctgtggaatctccctCCATGGAGACAGTCGAAGCTCAACTGGACACAGCCATGAGCAATGTGATCTGAGCTGGCCCTACTTTGATTAGGACTTGGGGTAAGTCCTGAGGCAAGAGGCACCTTCCAGCCTAAGTTATTCTATGGTTCTAACTCATGAGCTTGACCTTGTGGAAGCCGGTGGTCACAGCAATGCCCTCCTGTGCCAGAGAAGCTGAGGCAAAATAAAAGTACCATCTGATTTGATGCTTGTGTTACTGATGTTGTGGAGACCTGTAAAGGAGGCTTTACAACTATTTTCTCTCTTATGCATTTTGTTAGCCTAGTTTTTATAAGTGAATGGTGAAAGTATTGTCAAAATTCAAGCTGAGTTCGCCTGGCAGAGAGCAAACATCAAACGGTTCTCATCAATAAAAAGAGGACAAGGACGTTAATGGTGGATCTAATAGTAGATCACATAGAAATGAAAGATAATGTCGATGTGGTCTAAAAACTGACTGACTTCCTTGCCTcagattttaatgaaaagatgATTATGTTGAACACAGGAGCAAAGATGGGGATGAAAGAATGAACATGGACTTTCTGCAGCTCAGGTGAAACAAATCTCTATGCCCATCACACTGAAACTGGATCCATACTGGAATTCTGAAGAACATACACATGATTTCACAGGTTCATTAGCAAGTAAGGTTAACACATCTATCAGATTGGAGAAAACACcataattctgcagaaaaattaATGCAGTAGTTACATTCAAAAAAGAGGACGAGGCAGGAAGGAAGAACTGATACTACAGGATGTTAATCTGATCTAAAGTGCATGAAAGGCTTTAGAAtatgttctgaaaagaacaacTAAAGATATAGAAGCTGATAGTTAAGAGAAAAAATGTACCACTGGTTCACAAAAGGAGATTGTGCCACACTACCTTGATATTCTTCTGATATTTTTGTCATTCCTTGAAACAAATGATTTCGTACATAATGGAAACAGTAGAGACCTAATCTACCTGAACTTTCGCAAATAATTTGATACAATGCTATAGGGTCAAATTGAACCGGAAGGAGATAACAGAAGCATTTTAAAGTTGACAAAAGATTTTATGAAGAGAACAATGCTAACACTGAGAGACGTAGGCTGGAAGAGAGATTTTTGTGAAGTAGATCATGGTTTGATTTTCAGAtgaacttcatttcttttttgtattaattATCTCAGGACAAATACTACAAATATACTAATGAAATTCGATGATGATATTGACTAGGTGGTACAGTCAATACAGAGGCCAATCAGGAAATCAGATAGGAAGAACTGGATGACACTCAATGATAAAAATGGAGTGGAATTGAATAGTGCAAAGCACAAAGTCACTCACTGGGGAATTAATATGAATATGTGCTATTAGCACATTGCTATTGCTCATTGTGAGCAATAGAGGATGAAAAAAATGTGAGTGTATTAGATGACTTCAGAGTGAATCTGAATCACCATATGCTATGtctaggggaaaaacaaacatgatATTAGGGCAATCCAGGCATTTCCCATGGAGGCTGGGATGTATGACCGCCTTGGTATCAGTTGCTCATGAGAGCTCTTTGGAAATGCAATGTCCCATATTCAAGAAAGAGGAATTTCACTTGGAAAAGCTGCAGAGGAGGGCTATTAAGACTGTGAGGGAAAGATGGCAcctaaaagaaatcaaaatgacc from Dromaius novaehollandiae isolate bDroNov1 chromosome 1, bDroNov1.hap1, whole genome shotgun sequence encodes the following:
- the LCP1 gene encoding plastin-2, translating into MASTAHFSEEEMVELREAFSKVDITGNGFIHTNDLTDVLKAANLPLPGYKVRELIQNLTTTGDGQISFDEFISIFQSLKSDDVAKSFRKQINKKEGICAIGGTSEQSSAGTQHSYSEEEKYAFVNWINKALEKDPDCKHVVPMNPETDDLFQAVGDGIVLCKMINFSVPDTIDERTINKKKLTPFTIQENLNLALNSASAIGCHVVNIGAEDLKEGKPYLVLGLLWQVIKIGLFADIEISRNEALIALLREGESLEDLMKLSPEELLLRWANYHLENAGCNKVNNFSSDIKDSRAYYHLLNQVAPKGDEEGIPAITIDMSGLREKDDVQRAECMLQQAERLGCRQFVTATDVVRGNPKLNLAFIANLFNKYPALHKPENQDIDWSSIEGETREERTFRNWMNSLGVNPRVNHLYSDLSDALVIFQLYEKIKVPVDWNRVNKPPYAKLGGNMKKLENCNYAVELGKNEAKFSLVGIAGQDLNEGNRTLTLALIWQLMRRYTLNILEDIGGGEKVNDEIIVSWVNETLTAAGKNSTISSFKDGKISTSMPVLDLIDAIQPGSIKYDLLKTEDLNDEEKLNNAKYAISMARKIGARVYALPEDLVEVKPKMVMTVFACLMGKGMKKV